One window from the genome of Streptomyces sp. NBC_00287 encodes:
- a CDS encoding cob(I)yrinic acid a,c-diamide adenosyltransferase, with translation MVNLTRIYTRTGDRGTTALGDMSRVAKTDLRISAYADANEANAVIGTAIALGGLDEEVVKVLTRVQNDLFDVGADLSTPVVEKPEFPPLRVEQFYIDKLEADCDRFNERLEKLRSFILPGGTPGAALLHQACTVVRRAERSTWAAMEVHGEVMNPLTATYLNRLSDLLFILARTANGAVGDVLWVPGGER, from the coding sequence ATGGTCAATCTGACGCGTATCTACACCAGGACCGGCGACCGGGGCACCACCGCCCTCGGGGACATGAGCCGGGTCGCCAAGACCGATCTGCGGATCTCGGCCTACGCCGACGCCAATGAGGCGAACGCGGTGATCGGGACGGCAATTGCGCTGGGCGGTCTCGACGAGGAGGTCGTCAAGGTCCTCACCCGTGTGCAGAACGACCTGTTCGACGTGGGTGCGGACCTGTCGACGCCGGTGGTGGAGAAGCCGGAGTTCCCGCCGCTGCGTGTCGAGCAGTTCTACATCGACAAGCTGGAGGCCGACTGCGACCGCTTCAACGAACGCCTGGAGAAGCTGCGGTCCTTCATCCTCCCCGGCGGCACCCCGGGCGCGGCCCTGCTCCACCAGGCCTGCACGGTCGTACGACGGGCGGAGCGGTCGACTTGGGCCGCGATGGAGGTCCATGGAGAGGTCATGAACCCGCTCACCGCGACCTACCTCAACCGGCTATCGGATCTGCTCTTCATCCTCGCGCGGACCGCGAACGGCGCCGTGGGCGATGTCCTGTGGGTTCCCGGCGGGGAGCGCTGA